The Engystomops pustulosus chromosome 1, aEngPut4.maternal, whole genome shotgun sequence genome has a window encoding:
- the MFHAS1 gene encoding malignant fibrous histiocytoma-amplified sequence 1 — MMAAPKDACDLKTARLWRDAALRSRKLRSSLRQLTLSCGDENKLILPEDLGDVEVLNLGNNSLEDVPDGLRSLSAGNLHVLILRRNKLLSVPSAVYELGRLTELDMSHNRLSCLTEAVGLLSQLKKLCLSHNKLHTLPRQIGSLLHLEELDVSFNRISHLPDTMQGLARLRAMDLDHNELASFPQQILQLPALEELDFSGNKMLCSSCAGSLPDGIRTMKPLKILWLSSTSLCSLPDSLCELTHLESLMLDNNNLSTLPEGFGALQKLRMINLSSNSFQEFPRTLMRLQELEELYLSRNKLTVLPEGISSLFRLVTLWLDNNRIRYLPDTIVELGLLEELVLQGNQIAILPDNFGKLSKVNIWKIKDNPLIQPPYEVCMKGIPYIAAYQKELAHSQPAVKPRLKLVLTGMKDAGKTVLRHCLTDGQQASCILGNTGIEVTNWTADAERGLTFIVYDLAGDQSYDIINPFFLSPGALYLLAVNLKSYVSKQFYTSVGYFLHFISAKVPHAVVCIVGTHADLCEEREIEEKCLDIHHQIALQEKKDSETLQNLAQTVDEALSQDYDMRASNPHAAFYGVSDKNLRRKKAQFQYLMNNRLQILSPVLCVSCHNFSNIRRLREKLLSVAEHREIFPNLHRVLPKSWQMLEELHFKPQELWLTWWDSARLGLQAGLTEDRLQSALSYLHESGKLLYFEDNATLKEYVFHNLTKLIDILNVFFQRDASVLLQKLMSDSNVDDLRATQFHHYVEGFLLHGLLPTHVIKLLLKPHIKTQQDLQLILELLEKMGLCYCINKPKSKPLNGATAWYKFPCYVKNEVPHAEAWINGTNLSGQSLAVEQLQIEYSFPFIFPPGLFARFSVQINSHIVHRSDGKFQIFAYRGKVPVVVSFRPSKGALQSDILSIASHASLPNIWTAWQAITPLVEELNTLLQEWPGLYYTVHVLCSKCLKRRSPNPHTFPGELLTQPRPEGIKEIICPKNGSERVNIALVYPPTPTVISPCSK; from the coding sequence ATGATGGCAGCACCAAAGGATGCCTGCGACCTGAAGACTGCCAGGCTATGGAGGGACGCGGCTCTGCGCTCCAGGAAACTGCGGAGCAGCCTCcggcagctcaccctgagctgtggCGACGAGAACAAGCTGATTCTCCCGGAGGACCTGGGCGATGTGGAGGTGCTGAATCTGGGCAACAACTCCCTGGAGGACGTGCCCGATGGCCTGCGGAGCCTGTCTGCGGGCAACCTGCACGTCCTGATCCTGCGCAGGAACAAGCTCCTCAGCGTACCGTCTGCCGTGTACGAGCTGGGCAGGCTCACCGAGCTGGACATGAGCCACAACCGGCTGAGCTGCCTGACAGAGGCGGTGGGGCTGCTGAGCCAGCTCAAGAAGCTCTGCCTGAGCCACAACAAGCTGCACACCTTGCCCAGGCAGatcggctccctgctccacctgGAGGAGCTGGATGTCAGCTTCAACCGGATCAGCCACCTACCAGACACTATGCAGGGGCTGGCACGCCTCAGAGCCATGGACCTCGACCACAACGAGCTGGCCAGCTTCCCTCAGCAGATCCTGCAGCTACCTGCACTGGAGGAGCTGGACTTCTCTGGCAAcaagatgctctgcagcagctgtgccGGCTCCCTACCTGATGGCATACGGACCATGAAGCCTCTGAAGATCCTGTGGCTCAGCAGCACCAGCCTGTGCTCATTGCCTGACTCTTTATGCGAGCTGACCCACTTGGAGAGCCTCATGCTAGACAACAACAACCTCTCCACTCTACCTGAGGGGTTTGGAGCTCTGCAGAAACTAAGGATGATCAACCTGTCCTCCAACTCCTTCCAGGAGTTCCCCAGGACCCTTATGCGGCTCCAGGAACTTGAGGAACTGTACTTGAGCCGGAATAAATTGACTGTGCTGCCAGAGGGCATCTCCAGCTTGTTCAGGCTGGTCACTTTGTGGTTGGACAACAACAGAATAAGGTACCTGCCAGACACTATTGTGGAGCTAGGCTTGCTAGAGGAGCTGGTATTGCAAGGTAACCAAATAGCAATTCTCCCAGATAACTTTGGGAAGCTGTCCAAAGTCAATATCTGGAAGATCAAAGACAACCCTTTAATCCAACCTCCTTATGAGGTGTGCATGAAAGGGATCCCTTACATTGCTGCTTATCAGAAAGAACTGGCCCATTCACAGCCTGCTGTCAAGCCAAGGTTAAAACTAGTCCTCACGGGTATGAAGGATGCTGGTAAGACTGTGCTGAGGCATTGCCTGACTGATGGTCAGCAAGCCAGCTGCATACTGGGAAATACAGGGATTGAGGTCACCAACTGGACAGCTGATGCTGAGCGGGGTCTGACTTTTATAGTGTACGATTTAGCTGGGGACCAGAGCTATGATATCATCAACCCGTTCTTCCTCTCCCCTGGTGCTTTATATCTGCTAGCAGTTAATCTTAAGTCCTATGTTTCTAAGCAGTTTTATACATCTGTAGGCTATTTTCTACATTTTATCAGTGCCAAGGTACCACATGCAGTTGTATGCATTGTAGGGACTCATGCCGATTTATGTGAGGAGAGGGAAATTGAAGAGAAATGCCTTGATATCCACCACCAGATAGCTCTGCAGGAAAAGAAGGATTCCGAAACCTTGCAAAATCTGGCACAGACTGTTGATGAAGCTCTTAGCCAAGATTATGACATGCGTGCCTCTAACCCTCATGCAGCTTTCTATGGTGTCAGCGATAAGAATCTGAGGAGGAAGAAGGCCCAGTTTCAATATTTAATGAATAATCGTCTTCAGATCCTCTCCCCAGTTCTTTGTGTCAGTTGCCACAATTTTTCCAACATTAGGCGCTTGAGAGAAAAGTTGCTATCTGTGGCAGAGCACAGAGAAATTTTCCCAAATTTGCATAGAGTTCTTCCCAAATCCTGGCAAATGCTGGAAGAATTGCACTTTAAACCTCAGGAGCTGTGGCTGACCTGGTGGGACTCTGCACGTCTGGGTCTACAGGCAGGCCTTACTGAAGACAGACTGCAGAGTGCCCTGTCCTACCTACATGAGAGCGGCAAGCTACTCTACTTTGAGGACAATGCAACTCTTAAAGAGTATGTTTTTCATAATCTGACAAAACTGATTGACATTTTGAATGTCTTTTTCCAGAGGGATGCCTCTGTCCTATTACAGAAACTCATGAGTGACTCTAATGTGGATGACCTTAGGGCTACCCAATTCCATCATTATGTGGAAGGGTTTCTGCTTCATGGACTGTTGCCCACTCATGTCATTAAGTTACTTCTTAAGCCACATATCAAAACACAACAAGACTTGCAACTCATATTAGAACTTCTGGAGAAGATGGGGCTCTGTTACTGTATCAATAAACCCAAGTCCAAACCACTGAACGGGGCGACCGCTTGGTATAAGTTCCCATGCTATGTAAAGAATGAGGTGCCTCATGCAGAGGCTTGGATCAATGGTACAAACCTATCAGGACAATCTCTTGCGGTTGAGCAGCTTCAGATAGAATACAGCTTTCCATTCATATTCCCACCTGGTTTGTTTGCCCGCTTCAGTGTACAGATCAATAGTCATATAGTGCACCGTTCAGATGGTAAATTTCAGATCTTTGCCTACAGGGGAAAAGTGCCAGTTGTGGTAAGCTTTCGACCATCCAAAGGAGCCTTACAGTCAGACATTTTGTCTATTGCCAGCCATGCCTCACTGCCCAATATATGGACTGCATGGCAGGCGATAACGCCCTTGGTGGAAGAACTAAATACACTATTACAAGAATGGCCTGGCCTCTACTACACAGTCCATGTCCTATGCTCTAAGTGCCTTAAGAGGAGATCGCCAAATCCACACACCTTTCCAG
- the LOC140068281 gene encoding perilipin-3-like isoform X1 gives MSASEMDNTAQVEETPDQQNVVERVTQLPLVSSACSVVSAVYNSTKDSHPYIRNVCDVAEKGAKTLTDVAVTGSKPLISILEPQIATANELACKGLDKLESTLPILQQPTEKVVSNTKDLVTGARDAVVGVVTNTVTGARDTVTGAVSGIMGLATGAVQGGVGVTRSVVSTVMDTQVGQFVTSSLDTVLGKSEEWVDHYLPMTDEELSQLAATVEGFEVAPIQQQRDQQSYYVRLGSLSSRLRHRAYQHSLGKVRNAQMSTMETLAQLHQTIDLLEMVKQSVHGGQEKLNQLWLDWSHKQSENGSVDGEKEHAEPLDSRVLTMTRSLTKQIQTTCFTLVSGAQGLPANIQDRMQQLRQTAQDLHSSFSSAHSLGDISSGILTQSREQATKVHDYVNELLSFVVVNTPLTWLVGPFAPQLVERPEDPEDEPAKVQ, from the exons AATGTGGTGGAACGTGTAACACAACTGCCCCTTGTCAGCTCTGcatgcagtgtggtgagtgccgTCTACAACAGTACAAAGGATAGTCATCCATACATCCGCAACGTTtgtgatgttgctgagaagggagCAAAAACCTTAACTGATGTTGCAGTAACTGGATCAAAGCCTCTTATAAGCATTCTGGAGCCACAGA TTGCCACAGCTAATGAACTTGCTTGCAAAGGTTTGGACAAACTGGAATCCACATTGCCTattcttcagcagccaactgaAAAG GTGGTATCTAATACAAAAGACCTGGTGACTGGCGCACGTGATGCAGTTGTTGGAGTTGTGACCAATACAGTTACTGGTGCCCGGGACACTGTTACGGGTGCAGTGTCTGGTATAATGGGTTTGGCTACTGGTGCTGTACAGGGTGGTGTCGGTGTAACTAGGTCAGTAGTCTCAACAGTGATGGACACCCAAGTGGGACAGTTTGTTACCAGCAGCCTGgatacagtcttgggaaaatcaGAAGAGTGGGTTGATCACTACCTTCCTATGACAGATGAAGAGCTGT CTCAGCTTGCTGCAACTGTAGAGGGATTCGAAGTGGCACCAATTCAGCAACAAAGGGACCAGCAGAGTTACTATGTCCGTTTAGGCTCTTTGTCTTCTCGTCTCCGTCATCGTGCATACCAGCATTCTTTGGGCAAGGTGAGGAATGCCCAGATGAGCACTATGGAAACTctagcacagctgcaccaaactATTGACCTG TTGGAGATGGTTAAGCAGAGTGTCCATGGAGGGCAAGAGAAACTGAACCAGCTGTGGTTGGACTGGAGTCATAAACAGTCAGAGAATGGATCTGTAGATGGTGAAAAAGAACATGCCGAG CCATTGGATTCCCGTGTGTTAACCATGACTCGTTCATTGACGAAGCAAATACAAACTACTTGCTTTACTCTGGTATCTGGAGCACAGGGCCTGCCAGCTAACATTCAAGACCGAATGCAACAACTACGGCAAACTGCTCAAGACCTGCATTCTTCCTTCTCTTCTGCTCACTCACTTGGAGATATTTCTTCAGGTATTCTGACACAGAGCAGAGAACAAGCCACAAAAGTCCATGACTATGTGAATGAGCTCTTAAGTTTTGTAGTTGTAAACACCCCCTTAACGTGGTTGGTGGGCCCTTTTGCACCTCAGCTGGTTGAACGCCCAGAAGACCCTGAAGATGAGCCTGCAAAGGTGCAATGA
- the LOC140068281 gene encoding perilipin-3-like isoform X2, which produces MSASEMDNTAQVEETPDQQNVVERVTQLPLVSSACSVVSAVYNSTKDSHPYIRNVCDVAEKGAKTLTDVAVTGSKPLISILEPQIATANELACKGLDKLESTLPILQQPTEKVVSNTKDLVTGARDAVVGVVTNTVTGARDTVTGAVSGIMGLATGAVQGGVGVTRSVVSTVMDTQVGQFVTSSLDTVLGKSEEWVDHYLPMTDEELSQLAATVEGFEVAPIQQQRDQQSYYVRLGSLSSRLRHRAYQHSLGKLEMVKQSVHGGQEKLNQLWLDWSHKQSENGSVDGEKEHAEPLDSRVLTMTRSLTKQIQTTCFTLVSGAQGLPANIQDRMQQLRQTAQDLHSSFSSAHSLGDISSGILTQSREQATKVHDYVNELLSFVVVNTPLTWLVGPFAPQLVERPEDPEDEPAKVQ; this is translated from the exons AATGTGGTGGAACGTGTAACACAACTGCCCCTTGTCAGCTCTGcatgcagtgtggtgagtgccgTCTACAACAGTACAAAGGATAGTCATCCATACATCCGCAACGTTtgtgatgttgctgagaagggagCAAAAACCTTAACTGATGTTGCAGTAACTGGATCAAAGCCTCTTATAAGCATTCTGGAGCCACAGA TTGCCACAGCTAATGAACTTGCTTGCAAAGGTTTGGACAAACTGGAATCCACATTGCCTattcttcagcagccaactgaAAAG GTGGTATCTAATACAAAAGACCTGGTGACTGGCGCACGTGATGCAGTTGTTGGAGTTGTGACCAATACAGTTACTGGTGCCCGGGACACTGTTACGGGTGCAGTGTCTGGTATAATGGGTTTGGCTACTGGTGCTGTACAGGGTGGTGTCGGTGTAACTAGGTCAGTAGTCTCAACAGTGATGGACACCCAAGTGGGACAGTTTGTTACCAGCAGCCTGgatacagtcttgggaaaatcaGAAGAGTGGGTTGATCACTACCTTCCTATGACAGATGAAGAGCTGT CTCAGCTTGCTGCAACTGTAGAGGGATTCGAAGTGGCACCAATTCAGCAACAAAGGGACCAGCAGAGTTACTATGTCCGTTTAGGCTCTTTGTCTTCTCGTCTCCGTCATCGTGCATACCAGCATTCTTTGGGCAAG TTGGAGATGGTTAAGCAGAGTGTCCATGGAGGGCAAGAGAAACTGAACCAGCTGTGGTTGGACTGGAGTCATAAACAGTCAGAGAATGGATCTGTAGATGGTGAAAAAGAACATGCCGAG CCATTGGATTCCCGTGTGTTAACCATGACTCGTTCATTGACGAAGCAAATACAAACTACTTGCTTTACTCTGGTATCTGGAGCACAGGGCCTGCCAGCTAACATTCAAGACCGAATGCAACAACTACGGCAAACTGCTCAAGACCTGCATTCTTCCTTCTCTTCTGCTCACTCACTTGGAGATATTTCTTCAGGTATTCTGACACAGAGCAGAGAACAAGCCACAAAAGTCCATGACTATGTGAATGAGCTCTTAAGTTTTGTAGTTGTAAACACCCCCTTAACGTGGTTGGTGGGCCCTTTTGCACCTCAGCTGGTTGAACGCCCAGAAGACCCTGAAGATGAGCCTGCAAAGGTGCAATGA